The Mesoterricola silvestris sequence GGACCAGGGCATCCAGGAGGCCATGATGTCCGGCGTCCTGGCCGGCTACCCCGTGGTGGACGTGAAGATCACCCTCTACGACGGAAGCTTCCACGAGGTGGACTCCAACGAAATGGCGTTCAAGATCGCCGGCTCCATGGGCTTCAAGAACGGCTGCGAAAAGGCCAACCCCGTGCTGCTCGAGCCCATCATGAGCGTCGAGGTGGTGGTCCCCGAGGACTACATGGGCGACGTGATCGGCAACCTGAACAGCCGCCGCGGCCGCATCGAGAACATGGAAGACCGGGCCGGCGTCAAGGTCGTCACCAGCCAGGTCCCCCTGGCCGAGATGTTCGCCTACTCCACCAGCCTGCGCGGCATGACCCAGGGCCGCGGCAACTACACCATGCAGTTCAGCCATTACGACGAGGCTCCCCGGAACGTGGCGGAAGAAGTGATCGCCAAGGTCCGCGGCACCAAGTAGAAGAATTCCGGGCGTCGAGGCGCCGGGACGAAGTCACAGCCCCCACCCGGGGGTGAGGTCGCCCGAGATCCCCAGGGATCGAGACCTCTTCATACGAAGCTTGACGGAGGGGAAACCCTCCCGATTGCCTTGAAAATCAAAAAAAGCCATTGCGAAATCGATGGCTTTTGCTATTCTGACTAGCCCTGTCCCTGTTATCGGGACAACAAAACCCATGGGCGGTCAGCGCCCCACGTCTATGGACGGTACAACCGTCCCACTGGAGTGAAGATGAAAGACAATATTCGCATCCGTCTGCGAGCCTTCGACCACCGTCTGCTGGACCAGTCCACCCGCGAAATCGTGGAGACTGCCAAGCGCACCGGGGCGCAGGTTGCGGGGCCCATCCCCCTTCCCACGCGCACGTCGAAGTACACCGTCAACCGCTCTCCCCACGTCGACAAGAAGAGCCGCGACCAGTTCGAGATCCGCACCCACAAGCGGCTCCTCGACATCCTGAACCCCACGCAGAACACCGTGGACACCCTCATGCGCCTGGACCTCCCGGCGGGTGTGGATGTCGAGATCAAGGTGTTCAGCCGGCAGGGCAACAGGTAAAGGGAGGCGACGATAATGACCAAGGGAATCATCGGCAAGAAGCTGGGCATGACCCAGATCTTCAATGAAAAGGGACAGGTCGTCCCCGTTACCGTAATCCAGGCCGGCCCGTGCGTGGTCGTCATGCGCAAGACCGTGGCCCGCGACGGCTACGAGGCTGTCCAGGTGGGTTTTGTGGACCCCCAGGGCGGCAAGCGCGCCTCCAAGCCCGAGAAGGGCCACTGCGAGAAGCACGGCGTGGCTCCCGTCCGGGTGCTCCGCGAGCTGAAGGTGGACGCCACCGACACCCTCAAGGAAGGCGACTCCATCGTGGCCTCCCAGTTCGAGGGCGGCGCCAAGGTGCACGTCACCGGCATCAGCAAGGGCAAGGGCTTCGCCGGCGTCATGAAGCGCCACCACTTCAAGGGTGGACGCGCGACCCACGGCTCCATGTTCCACCGCGCCCCCGGCTCCATCGGCGGTTCGTCCTACCCCTCCCGTGTGTGGCCCGGTATGCGCATGGGCGGCCACATGGGCGCCGAGCAGGTCACCGTCCGGAATCTGGAAGTGGCCCGCGTGGACGCCGAGAACAACCTGCTGCTCATCAAAGGCGCCGTTCCCGGCCCCAAGGGCGGCTACGTCGTGATCAAGCAGGAGGCGTAAGATGGCGGTCTTCTC is a genomic window containing:
- the rplC gene encoding 50S ribosomal protein L3, which translates into the protein MTKGIIGKKLGMTQIFNEKGQVVPVTVIQAGPCVVVMRKTVARDGYEAVQVGFVDPQGGKRASKPEKGHCEKHGVAPVRVLRELKVDATDTLKEGDSIVASQFEGGAKVHVTGISKGKGFAGVMKRHHFKGGRATHGSMFHRAPGSIGGSSYPSRVWPGMRMGGHMGAEQVTVRNLEVARVDAENNLLLIKGAVPGPKGGYVVIKQEA
- the rpsJ gene encoding 30S ribosomal protein S10, translating into MKDNIRIRLRAFDHRLLDQSTREIVETAKRTGAQVAGPIPLPTRTSKYTVNRSPHVDKKSRDQFEIRTHKRLLDILNPTQNTVDTLMRLDLPAGVDVEIKVFSRQGNR